In the genome of Gadus morhua chromosome 12, gadMor3.0, whole genome shotgun sequence, one region contains:
- the c1qtnf7 gene encoding complement C1q tumor necrosis factor-related protein 7, with translation MWAVLRVVYLLHAVLGQRGRPPGAPPRLVCSAPGPPGAPGHPAPSGPQGPQGPVGAPGRDGRDGRRGERGEKGDAASRGRVGPTGRQGEWGERGPAGKRGPGGEGGAGGPSGFPGANGALGARGARGGRGAAGRCRCGGPGPRAAFSAGITTSYPPEDTPILFNKVLFNDGGHYDPATGKFLCAAAGVFFFSYHITLANKHLAIGLVLNGEYRVKTFDANTGNHDVASGSTAVALRPGDQVWLQIFFLDQNGLFSDPSWADSVFSGFLLYADSASLDALVEDRA, from the exons ATGTGGGCGGTGCTGAGGGTGGTGTATCTGCTCCACGCCGTCCTGGGCCAGCGGGGCCGGCCCCCGGGGGCGCCCCCCCGCCTGGTCTGCAGCGcccccgggcccccgggggcccccggACACCCGGCCCCCTCCGGGCCCCAGGGGCCCCAGGGCCCGGTGGGGGCCCCCGGGAGGGACGGACGAgacgggaggaggggagagaggggagagaagggagacgCAG cctCTAGGGGCCGGGTGGGCCCCACCGGCCGTCAGGGCGAGTGGGGCGAGCGGGGCCCGGCGGGGAAGAGAGGCcccgggggggagggcggggccgggggccccTCTGGGTTCCCGGGGGCCAACGGAGCGCTGGGAGCCCGGGGGGCCCGCGGGGGGCGGGGCGCGGCCGGCCGGTGCCGGtgcgggggcccggggccgcggGCCGCCTTCTCAGCGGGCATCACAACCTCCTACCCCCCCGAGGACACGCCCATCCTGTTCAACAAG GTGCTCTTCAACGATGGCGGCCACTACGACCCCGCCACGGGGAAGTTCCTGTGCGCGGCGGCGGgggtcttcttcttctcctaccACATCACGCTGGCCAACAAGCACCTGGCCATCGGCCTGGTCCTCAACGGGGAGTACCGCGTCAAGACCTTCGACGCCAACACGGGGAACCACGACGTGGCGTCGGGCTCCACCGCCGTGGCTCTGCGGCCGGGGGACCAGGTCTGGCTGCAGATCTTCTTCCTGGACCAGAACGGCCTGTTCTCCGACCCCAGCTGGGCCGACAGCGTCTTCTCCGGGTTCCTGCTGTATGCCGACTCCGCCTCCCTGGACGCTCTGGTGGAGGACCGCGCCtag